One Vigna unguiculata cultivar IT97K-499-35 chromosome 11, ASM411807v1, whole genome shotgun sequence DNA window includes the following coding sequences:
- the LOC114169968 gene encoding transcription factor bHLH121-like, whose protein sequence is MDCSAARKTQKADREKLRRDRLNEQFVELGNVLDPDRPKNDKATILSDTIQLLKDLTSQVSKLKEEYATLNEESRELTMEKNDLREEKASLKSDIDNLNNQYQQQLRTMFPWTAMDHSVVMAPPSYPFPMPMAVPPGPIPMQPFPYFANQHPAVISNPHSTFVPYLAPNTIVEQQSTQYVSPPLHPGCRSNVSEKPESKSKSSRESKAEKNEDSNDVTTDLQLKTPGSSAEQDLSSGQRKSGKLSRRESSCCSEGNTLGRCSSSHSAQDSSSSSAVASRKDNE, encoded by the exons ATGGATTGTTCAGCTGCAAGAAAGACACAAAAGGCTGACCGAGAAAAGTTAAGGAGGGATCGACTCAATGAGCAGTTTGTAGAACTGGGTAACGTTTTAG ACCCTGACAGGCCCAAAAATGACAAAGCAACCATTCTAAGTGATACAATTCAATTGCTGAAGGACCTTACCTCTCAAGTTAGTAAACTCAAAGAAGAATATGCTACACTAAATGAAGAATCTCGTgag TTGACTATGGAGAAAAATGATCTCAGAGAAGAAAAGGCTTCTCTTAAATCGGATATTGATAACTTGAATAATCAGTATCAGCAGCAGCTCAGGACTATGTTTCCATGGACTGCAATGGACCATTCAGTTGTCATGGCTCCACCGTCATATCCCTTTCCAATGCCAATGGCAGTACCTCCTGGTCCAATTCCCATGCAGCCATTCCCCTACTTTGCTAATCAACATCCTGCAGTCATCTCTAATCCCCATTCAACTTTTGTTCCTTATTTAGCCCCCAATACCATTGTTGAACAACAATCCACCCAGTACGTTTCACCTCCACTTCATCCAGGCTGTCGGTCAAATGTGTCTGAAAAACCAGAATCCAAAAGCAAATCATCCCGGGAGAGCAAGGCCGAAAAGAACGAGGATTCTAATGATGTCACTACAGACCTTCAGTTGAAGACTCCTGGGTCTTCTGCAGAACAG GATTTATCATCCGGACAAAGGAAATCTGGGAAGTTGTCAAGAAGGGAAAGCAGCTGCTGCTCGGAAGGGAATACATTAGGTAGGTGTTCTTCTTCTCATAGCGCTCAGGATAGCTCATCAAGCAGTGCAGTTGCAAGCAGAAAGGATAATGAATGA
- the LOC114169898 gene encoding uncharacterized protein LOC114169898, with the protein MHNRKLASGRPSGTDGSDYSFRMVVDSRYQLVAKGKKRLSLHFITEAALLIIGAIFAYFPGIEADTPNTVAYSSVFVSVVSLIIGNIGRRRSRSGLLRFYAIVSSIAMLPLIASLAKKHLLLKAIQDSKLWSAAKYDVNDLSHFQIGLLLYLVTLSVLKLCTVKAVVSLLFNMAPPKKTS; encoded by the exons ATGCATAATAGAAAATTGGCTTCTGGAAGGCCCTCTGGAACTGATGGCTCCGATTACTCCTTCCGGATGGTTGTTGATTCAA GGTATCAGCTAGTTGCAAAGGGGAAGAAACGCCTCTCCCTGCACTTTATTACCGAG GCTGCGTTGCTAATAATAGGAGCAATATTTGCATATTTTCCAGGAATAGAAGCAGATACTCCAAATACAGTTGCCTATTCGTCTGTTTTTGTTAGTGTTGTTTCACTAATCATTGGGAATATAG GTAGAAGACGCAGTCGATCTGGTTTATTGAGATTTTATGCAATCGTATCCTCCATTGCAATGCTTCCCTTGATTGCTTCTCTTGCAAAGAAACATCTGTTACTGAAG GCTATCCAGGATTCTAAACTTTGGAGTGCAGCGAAGTATGATGTCAATGATCTATCTCATTTCCAAATTG GCTTGCTGTTATATCTAGTCACCTTGTCTGTGCTCAAGCTTTGTACTGTCAAAGCAGTTGTTTCACTTCTTTTTAACATGGCTCCACCCAAGAAAACCTCTTAG
- the LOC114170117 gene encoding protein LTO1 homolog, with the protein MDDLFDSSLNLEDTHYKEGYDEGHSDGLVAGKEEGRQVGLKVGFEIGEELGFYRGCVDIWNSALRLDPTCFSPRAKTIIGQMEELIEKYPLMDPENVQVQEIMDSLRLKFKMVCSSLHVKLEYSGYPKSSTEANDIQF; encoded by the coding sequence ATGGATGACTTGTTTGATTCTTCTTTGAACTTGGAGGACACCCATTACAAGGAAGGCTACGATGAAGGCCACAGTGACGGCCTCGTCGCTGGCAAGGAAGAAGGCAGACAGGTTGGCCTCAAGGTTGGTTTTGAAATTGGAGAGGAGCTTGGTTTctataggggttgtgttgaCATTTGGAATTCGGCACTTCGGCTTGATCCGACTTGTTTCTCTCCACGGGCCAAAACAATTATTGGCCAGATGGAGGAGTTGATTGAGAAATACCCTCTCATGGATCCGGAAAATGTACAAGTGCAAGAAATCATGGATAGCCTGAGGCTGAAGTTCAAGATGGTTTGTTCTTCCTTGCATGTCAAACTTGAGTATAGTGGATATCCAAAGTCTTCTACAGAGGCCAATGATATTCAGTTTTGA